One genomic window of Psychrobacillus sp. INOP01 includes the following:
- a CDS encoding YfiT family bacillithiol transferase produces MDVKYPIGKLQVPEKVTLEYIQEWLKEIETYTIRLRKTVDSLSDEELSKTYREGAWTVRQLVHHIADSQLNMYQRLKLALTDDNPTVPAFDEEKWAIQPDTELPVESSIKMLEGINERIVSLGQSLTEEQLERAFTHQTNGKITVATKVAKLAWHEEHHLAHIKIALPK; encoded by the coding sequence ATGGATGTAAAATACCCAATTGGAAAATTACAAGTTCCTGAAAAAGTAACATTAGAATATATTCAAGAATGGTTAAAGGAAATCGAAACTTATACGATTCGATTAAGAAAAACTGTAGACTCATTAAGTGATGAGGAATTAAGCAAAACTTATCGTGAAGGTGCCTGGACAGTTCGTCAACTTGTTCATCACATTGCAGACTCTCAGTTGAATATGTATCAACGTTTGAAGTTAGCTTTAACAGATGACAATCCAACAGTACCGGCTTTTGATGAAGAAAAGTGGGCTATTCAACCAGATACAGAGCTTCCTGTAGAAAGTTCTATTAAAATGTTAGAAGGGATAAATGAGCGTATCGTATCTTTAGGGCAAAGTTTAACTGAAGAGCAATTAGAACGAGCATTTACTCACCAAACTAACGGTAAAATAACAGTGGCAACAAAAGTTGCAAAATTAGCTTGGCACGAAGAGCATCACTTAGCTCATATTAAAATTGCCTTACCAAAATGA
- a CDS encoding DegV family protein, with amino-acid sequence MRRIIFSTESGADLPKDLVEKHQIQVVPMHVIMDGKDYLDGELSVEEVFDYHSRTKKIPSTTATNVHEYHELFTKIRIDFPDSIIIHIGYTSKASASFQSALIAAEDFENLFLIDALNVTGGLAAIVMYAVTMLEEEPSISHVHLIEKIESVVPKTKLAFIPGSLDFLRAGGRVSNIAYIGGSLLKIKPCIELKEGKLVSTRKYRGNMSIVAEKLMRDYLNQYDIDRKQLYLIYSIGLDESIKRRMDEIAKETGFENVTWMQAGAMISTHAGPGGFGIAGLEY; translated from the coding sequence ATGAGAAGGATTATTTTTTCGACAGAGAGTGGAGCGGATTTACCGAAAGACCTGGTTGAAAAACATCAAATTCAAGTAGTACCAATGCATGTCATAATGGATGGGAAGGATTATTTAGATGGTGAGCTATCTGTAGAGGAAGTTTTTGATTATCATAGTCGCACCAAAAAAATACCATCTACTACAGCAACGAATGTACATGAGTATCATGAATTGTTTACGAAAATTAGAATAGATTTTCCTGATAGCATCATTATTCACATTGGATACACGTCCAAAGCATCTGCTTCCTTCCAAAGTGCGTTAATTGCTGCGGAAGATTTTGAAAATCTTTTTCTAATTGATGCGCTAAACGTTACAGGTGGATTAGCTGCAATAGTGATGTATGCGGTAACTATGCTTGAGGAAGAGCCTTCCATTAGCCATGTTCACTTAATCGAAAAAATAGAATCCGTGGTGCCTAAAACAAAGCTGGCTTTCATTCCCGGCAGTTTAGACTTTCTAAGAGCGGGTGGACGGGTAAGTAACATTGCTTATATTGGAGGGTCATTGTTAAAAATAAAGCCCTGCATCGAATTAAAAGAAGGAAAGCTTGTTTCAACTAGAAAATATCGTGGGAATATGAGCATAGTTGCGGAAAAGCTCATGCGAGATTACTTAAACCAATACGATATTGATAGAAAACAGTTGTATTTGATCTACTCTATCGGACTTGATGAAAGTATTAAGAGACGAATGGATGAAATCGCAAAGGAAACAGGTTTCGAAAATGTAACATGGATGCAAGCAGGTGCAATGATTTCCACCCATGCTGGACCTGGAGGTTTTGGGATTGCAGGACTGGAGTATTAG
- a CDS encoding dihydropteridine reductase: MQIYWTKINKIIEETPEVKTYLLDRPEDFSWEEGSHTHFALKGFNAGDKPNRGLIRHMSISTLPYENSIGITTRIREHCSEFKATLRNHEVGNEVAIFKTHSNIPLKREDKNVYLLSSGVGLATFRPLVLDYFERAENVKQVHSLNIDSSKDFLFTNVFESAPDKNFISQFVDNRKDYYKEVKNLTADKDGLFYIVGSDEFLMQNIDLLRAQGIKPEKIMLDKRQQQLSEFL, encoded by the coding sequence ATGCAAATATACTGGACTAAAATAAATAAAATTATTGAAGAAACTCCAGAAGTGAAAACATACTTGCTCGATCGTCCGGAAGACTTTTCATGGGAGGAAGGTTCCCACACTCATTTCGCACTGAAAGGTTTTAATGCTGGAGATAAACCGAACCGTGGCTTAATTCGCCACATGTCAATATCCACTTTACCCTATGAAAATTCAATTGGTATTACAACACGTATCAGAGAACATTGTTCTGAGTTTAAAGCGACCCTAAGAAATCATGAAGTCGGCAATGAAGTTGCTATATTTAAAACTCATTCGAATATACCACTTAAAAGAGAAGACAAAAATGTTTATCTACTGTCATCAGGTGTTGGCCTGGCAACTTTCAGACCACTTGTACTCGATTATTTCGAACGTGCGGAAAACGTCAAACAAGTTCATTCCTTGAACATCGATTCGTCAAAAGATTTCCTATTCACAAATGTTTTTGAATCCGCTCCCGATAAGAACTTCATATCACAGTTCGTCGATAATCGGAAAGACTACTATAAAGAAGTGAAAAATCTAACTGCAGATAAAGATGGACTATTCTATATAGTTGGCAGTGACGAATTCCTCATGCAGAACATTGATCTACTGCGTGCACAAGGTATCAAGCCAGAAAAAATTATGCTTGATAAACGTCAACAGCAACTGTCTGAGTTTTTATGA
- the rlmD gene encoding 23S rRNA (uracil(1939)-C(5))-methyltransferase RlmD, giving the protein MNTPVQKNDQLTVYIEDLTHDGAGVAKVDGYPLFIAEGLPNETVEVHVLKTLKNYGFAKLKNIVEPSPFRIEAPCPVFYECGGCQLQHMTYEGQLAWKESMVRNVMKRIGKIDAPVLPVKGMDKPWEYRNKSQIPFDLENGQVIAGFYQSKSHRIADTNTCLIQTDEADRLLRAVKENALKLDLIPYNEETKKGQLRHLVVRKGRATGEVMVVLVTKHAKLSKQEEIIQFIQEVEPNVKSIVHNVNNRNTNVIFGNDTNVIWGKAVIEDLIGDVRFEISARSFYQVNPEQTEVLYKQALDYAQLTGEETVIDAYCGIGTISLFLAQKAKQVLGVEIVPQAIEDAKRNAELNGFTNTYFEAGPAEVVIPNWYKEGKEADVLVVDPPRKGCDEALLTTIIEQRPKRVVYVSCNPATLARDLRILEDGGYKTKEVQPVDMFPQSTHVECVAWLEI; this is encoded by the coding sequence TTGAATACACCAGTACAAAAAAATGATCAGTTAACAGTATATATTGAAGATTTAACACATGACGGAGCGGGAGTCGCGAAGGTAGACGGATATCCTCTATTTATAGCAGAAGGCTTGCCGAACGAAACTGTGGAAGTCCATGTGCTAAAAACATTAAAAAACTATGGTTTTGCCAAACTAAAGAACATCGTAGAACCTTCACCATTTCGTATAGAAGCACCATGCCCAGTATTTTACGAATGTGGAGGCTGTCAGCTTCAGCATATGACGTATGAAGGGCAGCTTGCATGGAAAGAAAGCATGGTTCGTAACGTCATGAAACGCATAGGAAAAATAGATGCGCCAGTACTACCAGTTAAAGGGATGGACAAGCCTTGGGAATACCGTAACAAATCTCAAATTCCATTCGATTTAGAAAATGGTCAAGTAATCGCAGGATTCTATCAATCCAAGTCACATCGAATCGCAGATACGAATACTTGTTTAATACAAACAGATGAAGCTGATAGATTGCTTAGAGCAGTAAAAGAAAACGCTTTGAAGCTAGATCTAATCCCATACAATGAAGAAACGAAAAAAGGTCAGCTGCGCCATTTAGTTGTTCGTAAAGGTCGAGCAACTGGGGAAGTGATGGTTGTACTTGTAACGAAGCATGCAAAATTATCAAAGCAAGAGGAAATTATACAGTTCATTCAAGAAGTCGAGCCAAATGTTAAATCGATTGTTCATAATGTGAATAACCGAAACACGAATGTAATCTTTGGAAATGATACTAACGTTATCTGGGGCAAAGCCGTTATCGAAGACTTGATCGGTGATGTTCGCTTTGAAATTTCAGCTCGCTCCTTCTATCAAGTAAATCCTGAACAAACTGAGGTTCTATACAAGCAAGCCCTAGATTACGCACAACTAACAGGTGAAGAAACAGTAATCGATGCATATTGTGGTATTGGTACAATTTCTTTATTCCTAGCTCAAAAAGCTAAACAAGTCCTTGGAGTAGAAATCGTTCCACAGGCAATTGAAGATGCAAAACGAAATGCGGAGCTGAACGGATTTACTAACACTTACTTTGAAGCAGGACCTGCAGAAGTAGTCATTCCAAATTGGTATAAAGAAGGCAAGGAAGCAGATGTATTAGTAGTCGATCCTCCAAGAAAAGGCTGCGACGAGGCATTATTAACGACAATCATTGAACAACGTCCAAAACGTGTCGTCTATGTATCCTGTAACCCAGCAACGCTTGCTCGAGATTTGAGAATTTTAGAAGATGGTGGTTATAAAACGAAAGAAGTACAACCAGTGGATATGTTCCCACAGAGTACACATGTAGAGTGTGTGGCTTGGTTGGAGATTTAA
- a CDS encoding YckD family protein yields the protein MSKRWFSVFTAILMTVGIMGLSLEAKADMPTDVKLTTEQQEEIKSLQQDALKQKKEIINKYVEYGVFSKEKGQKIITHLEERYIKLEQNGFVPIFHDDYKKHRSKES from the coding sequence ATGAGCAAACGTTGGTTTAGTGTCTTTACAGCGATTTTAATGACTGTTGGGATAATGGGATTGTCGTTGGAGGCAAAAGCAGATATGCCAACAGATGTTAAATTAACGACGGAACAGCAAGAAGAGATAAAGTCTTTACAACAAGACGCTCTTAAGCAAAAGAAAGAAATTATCAACAAATATGTTGAGTATGGCGTCTTTTCAAAAGAAAAAGGTCAAAAAATAATAACTCATTTAGAGGAGCGTTATATAAAATTGGAACAAAACGGATTTGTTCCAATCTTTCATGACGACTATAAAAAACATCGAAGCAAAGAATCCTGA
- a CDS encoding YjjG family noncanonical pyrimidine nucleotidase gives MRYDVLLFDLDDTLLDFGMTEHNAFRLLFEEYGLPNGFDDYLGSYKTISKVLWDDLEKGRTTLAELKVERFKRLFTEHALNIDPIVFGQKYIENLGKEVHMIAGVEEMFANLKNFRIGLLTNGFKDAQHARVNGSALKNLFEVIITSEETGFQKPQKEIFAYALEKLQISDPSRVLMIGDSLTSDIQGGNNFGIDTCWFNPNRKLNHLDIQPTFEIHSWNQLAEIVNTKVLEVKL, from the coding sequence ATGAGATACGATGTGTTGCTATTTGATTTGGATGATACTTTACTCGACTTTGGAATGACTGAACATAATGCATTCCGTCTTTTATTTGAAGAATATGGGCTTCCAAATGGTTTTGATGATTATTTAGGCAGCTATAAAACCATTAGTAAGGTTTTATGGGATGATCTAGAGAAAGGACGAACAACCTTAGCAGAGTTGAAGGTCGAGCGTTTTAAACGATTATTTACAGAACATGCATTAAACATCGACCCGATAGTATTTGGTCAAAAGTACATAGAAAATTTAGGGAAAGAAGTTCATATGATTGCAGGCGTAGAAGAAATGTTCGCTAACTTGAAGAATTTCCGAATTGGACTTCTTACAAATGGATTTAAAGATGCACAGCATGCAAGGGTAAATGGATCGGCATTAAAGAATTTATTTGAAGTAATTATAACTTCAGAAGAAACAGGATTCCAAAAACCGCAGAAAGAAATTTTTGCATATGCTTTAGAAAAGCTTCAAATTTCCGATCCATCTCGTGTATTAATGATTGGGGATTCGCTTACATCCGACATCCAAGGTGGCAATAACTTCGGAATTGATACATGCTGGTTTAATCCAAATCGAAAGTTAAATCATCTTGATATCCAGCCAACCTTTGAAATTCATTCGTGGAATCAGTTAGCGGAAATTGTAAATACAAAAGTATTAGAAGTAAAACTATAA
- a CDS encoding cytochrome d ubiquinol oxidase subunit II, with product MTLEIIGIFVLWTFLFGYLIVASIDFGAGFFNAYSLLTGKQRILTNIIQRYLSPVWEVTNVFLVFFFVGIIGFFPKTAFYYGTTLLVPASIALILLAIRGSYYAFETYGSRGHKGYSFMYGLAGLFIPAALSIVLTISEGGFVHMINESPTLDYEALFTSPLTWSIVVLSLTSVLYISSVFLTWYANKARDLDATRLMRKYALIWALPTIITAGGIMVELRSHNPEHYDNMLDIWWAFALSLLLFIGTVWLLWSKRSYGLAFVLLGGQFLIAFFAYGFAHRPYLLYPHLTIYDSFTNEAMAIALIVAFIAGLALLIPSLYLLLRLFLFNKDYVRGKKEDNHA from the coding sequence ATGACATTAGAAATCATCGGAATTTTTGTATTGTGGACGTTTCTCTTTGGCTATTTGATCGTAGCATCCATTGACTTTGGCGCAGGTTTTTTTAACGCTTACAGTTTGCTCACTGGTAAGCAACGAATACTAACGAATATTATACAACGTTATTTGTCGCCGGTTTGGGAAGTAACGAATGTGTTTCTTGTATTTTTCTTTGTGGGCATCATCGGGTTTTTCCCGAAGACCGCTTTTTATTATGGTACGACCTTACTAGTACCCGCTAGCATCGCATTAATATTACTTGCGATTCGTGGTTCTTACTATGCGTTTGAAACGTATGGCTCTAGAGGACATAAGGGCTATTCATTTATGTACGGTCTTGCAGGTCTATTTATACCGGCTGCCCTGTCTATCGTATTGACCATTTCAGAGGGCGGTTTCGTCCATATGATCAATGAATCACCAACCCTCGATTATGAGGCGCTATTTACAAGTCCACTCACATGGTCGATTGTTGTGTTAAGTCTTACTTCTGTTCTGTACATTTCATCCGTATTCTTAACCTGGTATGCCAATAAAGCTAGAGATTTAGACGCAACAAGGCTGATGAGAAAGTATGCGCTCATTTGGGCGCTTCCGACCATTATAACAGCTGGTGGGATTATGGTGGAGCTGCGTTCACATAATCCGGAGCATTATGATAACATGCTCGATATTTGGTGGGCATTTGCATTATCGCTATTGCTCTTTATCGGAACAGTATGGTTACTATGGTCGAAACGAAGTTATGGATTGGCATTTGTACTACTAGGAGGGCAATTCCTAATAGCATTCTTCGCTTACGGATTTGCTCATCGTCCATATTTACTGTACCCACACCTAACGATATACGACAGTTTTACTAATGAAGCGATGGCTATTGCTCTCATTGTCGCTTTTATAGCTGGGCTTGCTCTGTTAATCCCGTCACTGTACTTATTACTAAGGTTATTTTTATTCAATAAAGACTATGTCCGTGGAAAAAAGGAAGATAACCACGCATAA
- a CDS encoding cytochrome ubiquinol oxidase subunit I, protein MMNEESVFFSRVLTELTLSFHIIYATIGVGVPLMIMIAQWVGIKKNDEHYILLARRWARGFVITVAVGVVTGTAIGMQLSLLWPNFMELAGNIIALPLFMETFAFFFEAIFLGIYLYTWDRFENQKKHLLLLIPVAIGASFSAVFITIVNAFMNAPQGFDVVNGELVNISPLLAMFNPAMPTKVAHVVVTAYMTSAFVLAAIAAFRLLKGSNHIYHKKALFLTMKVGLVFSIATAIIGDFSGKYLAEYFPEKLAAAEWHFETEENAPLILYGILDNGEVKYAIEIPFALSILAHFNPTAEVIGLDQFPEDEIPPLYIHYLFDIMVTIGMSMVVLSGLYWLGKKLKWSFVDSKWYRRLIVLGGPASIIAIEAGWWLAEVGRQPWILRGIMRVEDAATSSPHVDIMLILFAGLYLVLGVGSIVVLSRMFRKNPVEQEIEDRHAEKGGDIL, encoded by the coding sequence ATGATGAATGAAGAATCCGTATTTTTTAGTCGCGTACTTACCGAATTGACCTTATCGTTTCATATTATTTACGCAACTATTGGTGTTGGTGTTCCTTTAATGATTATGATTGCCCAGTGGGTAGGTATTAAAAAGAATGATGAGCATTACATATTACTGGCACGTAGGTGGGCAAGGGGCTTCGTTATTACTGTAGCGGTTGGAGTAGTGACGGGGACAGCAATTGGTATGCAGCTTTCCTTACTGTGGCCGAACTTTATGGAGTTAGCGGGAAATATTATTGCGCTTCCACTATTTATGGAGACATTTGCTTTCTTTTTTGAAGCAATTTTTCTAGGCATCTATTTATACACATGGGATCGATTTGAGAATCAAAAAAAACATCTCCTATTGCTTATTCCAGTGGCCATAGGAGCATCGTTTTCCGCTGTCTTTATCACAATTGTAAATGCGTTTATGAATGCGCCTCAAGGGTTTGATGTAGTTAACGGGGAGTTAGTGAACATTAGCCCGCTACTAGCAATGTTCAATCCTGCCATGCCAACAAAGGTGGCACATGTGGTGGTGACAGCGTATATGACCTCCGCATTTGTGTTAGCAGCAATTGCCGCATTTCGTTTGTTGAAGGGATCTAATCATATATATCATAAAAAAGCATTATTCTTAACGATGAAGGTTGGTTTAGTATTCTCAATTGCTACTGCTATTATTGGTGACTTTTCGGGGAAATATTTAGCTGAATATTTCCCCGAAAAGCTAGCAGCTGCTGAATGGCATTTTGAAACGGAGGAAAATGCACCACTAATTTTATATGGGATTTTAGATAATGGAGAAGTGAAGTATGCGATAGAAATACCATTTGCTTTAAGTATTCTAGCCCATTTCAATCCGACTGCAGAAGTAATTGGTTTAGATCAGTTCCCAGAGGATGAAATACCGCCATTATATATTCACTATTTGTTCGATATAATGGTGACTATTGGTATGTCCATGGTAGTACTTTCGGGATTATATTGGCTTGGTAAAAAGCTAAAATGGTCCTTTGTCGACTCTAAATGGTATCGCCGGCTCATCGTTTTAGGCGGGCCAGCATCGATAATCGCAATTGAAGCTGGCTGGTGGCTTGCAGAAGTCGGAAGACAGCCGTGGATTCTTAGAGGCATTATGCGGGTGGAAGATGCCGCAACATCCAGTCCGCATGTGGATATAATGCTTATCCTATTTGCAGGTCTATACCTGGTGCTTGGTGTCGGAAGTATTGTAGTTTTAAGTCGTATGTTTAGAAAAAATCCAGTGGAGCAGGAAATAGAAGATCGACATGCTGAAAAGGGCGGTGATATTTTATGA
- a CDS encoding diacylglycerol kinase, which translates to MKRARIIYNPTSGRELFKKNLPEVLESLEIAGYETSCHATTAEGDAIEAAKKAVENGFDIIIASGGDGTLNEVVAGVSEFENRPKIGLIPMGTTNDFARAVHIPRDIKKAVEIIVKGDTIPVDVGLVNDRYFINIAGGGRITELTYEVPSKLKTMLGQLAYYLKGIEMLPSINATKVRIEYDGEIFEDEAMMFLVGLTNSVGGFEKLAPNSSINDGLFSLLILKKLNIAEFIRVASLALRGEHLTDPHVIYKKAKHIKVTSDDKVLLNLDGEYGGTIPATFQNLYRHIEVFVPIDEIREQDRP; encoded by the coding sequence ATGAAACGTGCAAGAATAATCTATAACCCAACTTCCGGAAGAGAGTTATTTAAAAAAAATCTGCCAGAGGTGTTGGAAAGCTTAGAAATCGCTGGATATGAAACGTCATGTCATGCGACAACTGCTGAAGGAGATGCCATAGAGGCAGCCAAAAAGGCGGTAGAAAATGGCTTTGATATCATTATTGCCTCTGGAGGAGATGGAACGCTTAATGAGGTAGTTGCAGGTGTAAGTGAATTTGAAAATCGTCCTAAAATTGGGCTGATTCCAATGGGCACGACGAATGACTTTGCAAGAGCTGTCCATATCCCAAGAGACATAAAAAAAGCCGTGGAGATTATTGTTAAAGGTGACACAATACCTGTTGACGTGGGCTTGGTTAATGATCGCTATTTTATCAATATTGCAGGTGGCGGTCGAATTACGGAGCTTACTTATGAAGTACCAAGCAAGCTTAAAACGATGCTTGGGCAGCTTGCCTATTATTTAAAAGGTATCGAGATGCTTCCATCGATCAATGCAACAAAGGTTAGAATTGAATATGATGGAGAAATATTTGAAGATGAAGCAATGATGTTCTTAGTAGGTCTAACGAATTCAGTCGGTGGATTTGAAAAGCTTGCCCCGAATTCTAGTATTAACGATGGGTTATTTTCTTTATTGATACTGAAAAAATTGAACATTGCCGAGTTTATTCGTGTGGCGTCTTTAGCCTTACGCGGAGAACATTTAACCGATCCACATGTTATTTATAAAAAAGCAAAACATATTAAAGTTACGTCTGATGATAAAGTTCTCCTTAATTTAGACGGTGAATACGGTGGAACTATCCCTGCAACATTCCAAAATTTATACAGACATATAGAAGTCTTTGTACCAATCGATGAAATTCGAGAACAGGACAGACCGTAA
- a CDS encoding thioredoxin family protein has translation MSTEQQYFENAKPLTQYMDDMTTKKEESFSIYHKFDVPADDEFIQVLKEKTPHILVITEDWCGDAMMNNAILRKIAEAADLEVRAVYRDENLELIDQYLTNGGRSIPVYLLLNKDGEVISKWGPRAEKVQQFVMDGRAKFPAKEDPTFEEIQKEFYAQMSNEFVSNQEFHLAVYEDIRNTWLQALQK, from the coding sequence TTGTCTACAGAACAACAGTATTTTGAAAATGCAAAACCACTAACTCAATATATGGATGATATGACTACGAAGAAAGAAGAATCATTCAGCATCTACCATAAATTTGATGTACCCGCGGATGATGAATTCATTCAAGTATTAAAAGAAAAAACTCCACATATATTAGTTATTACAGAAGATTGGTGTGGAGATGCGATGATGAATAATGCTATTTTACGTAAAATTGCAGAAGCTGCTGATCTAGAAGTACGTGCTGTTTATCGCGATGAAAACCTAGAATTAATCGATCAGTATCTAACAAATGGCGGACGTTCGATTCCAGTTTATTTGTTGTTAAATAAAGACGGTGAAGTGATTTCTAAATGGGGTCCGCGTGCTGAAAAAGTTCAACAGTTCGTAATGGATGGTAGAGCAAAATTCCCTGCAAAAGAAGATCCTACATTTGAGGAAATACAAAAAGAATTTTATGCGCAAATGAGCAATGAGTTTGTTAGCAATCAAGAATTTCACTTAGCTGTATATGAAGATATTCGTAATACTTGGTTACAAGCACTCCAAAAATAA
- a CDS encoding sigma-70 family RNA polymerase sigma factor: MEKFEKDQLLIKAMDEYGHYLTRLAYAFVKDEVKAEDIVQEVFIRYYLNIENFEGRSSVKTYLYRITVNECHNYFKSWSYRKMELSNLVSNLLTNKQTTEEEILQKEQAEYVAIKINELPSKYKEVLWLHYYAELSVLEIGEVLKCSPNTVKTRLVRGRNAARLTLNEEEIQLARRH; this comes from the coding sequence TTGGAGAAGTTCGAAAAGGACCAATTGTTAATAAAAGCAATGGATGAATACGGTCACTATCTCACCCGACTTGCCTATGCTTTTGTAAAGGATGAGGTAAAGGCAGAGGATATCGTCCAAGAAGTATTTATACGCTATTACCTAAATATTGAAAATTTTGAAGGTCGTTCAAGTGTGAAAACATACTTATATCGCATCACCGTTAATGAGTGTCATAACTATTTTAAAAGCTGGTCTTATAGAAAAATGGAACTCTCTAATCTAGTGAGTAATTTACTAACCAATAAACAAACCACTGAAGAAGAGATCCTGCAAAAGGAACAAGCTGAATATGTTGCGATAAAAATAAATGAATTACCTAGTAAATATAAAGAGGTATTATGGCTTCATTATTATGCGGAGTTATCAGTTCTTGAAATAGGAGAAGTTTTAAAATGTTCTCCAAACACGGTGAAGACAAGATTAGTGAGAGGTCGAAACGCGGCACGGTTAACATTAAACGAGGAGGAGATTCAACTTGCGAGAAGACATTAA
- a CDS encoding Type 1 glutamine amidotransferase-like domain-containing protein, whose translation MELCFIGGGHVLKGELDEVFEELSKSIKPNANILVVPFATDVSKYDSWMESLEQIFLKISNVTLELLHEDLSTKEMITMINDSDVLYLIGGRPEKLLQLIEEKELASSIRNYSGLLIGYSAGALAFCEDCILTKDEDYPESLVMKGLGLVDFSVEVHYNEAIDDELFSLSTERTIYALPDGSAIFYKDGNIHKQVNDVISFQEKKKLIVYKRAIL comes from the coding sequence GTGGAGCTATGTTTTATTGGTGGTGGGCATGTTTTAAAGGGTGAATTGGATGAAGTGTTTGAGGAATTGTCGAAGAGCATTAAACCAAATGCAAACATTTTAGTAGTTCCTTTTGCGACGGACGTTTCAAAATATGATAGCTGGATGGAAAGTCTAGAACAGATTTTTTTAAAGATTTCAAATGTGACATTAGAGTTATTGCATGAGGATCTTTCCACAAAAGAAATGATAACTATGATTAATGATAGTGATGTCCTTTATTTAATAGGCGGGAGACCGGAAAAGTTACTTCAGTTAATAGAAGAAAAAGAACTAGCTTCGAGTATTAGAAACTATTCTGGGTTGTTAATTGGCTATAGTGCAGGGGCTCTGGCATTTTGCGAGGATTGTATTTTAACAAAAGACGAAGACTACCCAGAGTCTTTAGTGATGAAAGGTTTGGGCTTAGTAGACTTTAGTGTGGAGGTACATTATAACGAAGCAATTGATGATGAATTATTTTCCCTTTCCACTGAACGTACTATTTATGCTCTCCCAGATGGAAGCGCCATTTTTTACAAGGATGGTAATATACATAAGCAAGTGAATGACGTAATTTCTTTTCAAGAAAAGAAAAAATTAATAGTATATAAAAGGGCTATCTTATAG